One genomic window of Psychrobacter cibarius includes the following:
- a CDS encoding translocation protein TolB, which produces MYNYIYKKKLTTLCISASCLLASTSLFAKEIVVLQDSFEIPVQQNQVAFVPFAGDSVLSPIILNDLSKTELKVTSKDLPQQPRSSSELAGTLPVWQSMGIPYLVVGSTRSNRGKIVTDYEVIDVKSGRVIEGKQSLTADNNKESMRYAGHVIADKVYELITGTPGDFSGRIAYIEEIGAGKEKVSRLKVMDADGENAKTITEVTGSIFSPTWSPDGNRIAYSVQRDKSYPVIYVQSVSGGGATPLTPFPGSNLSPSFSPDGSKILFSSSFEGSADIYEMSASGGQPRRLINWPSSEVQPSYAPDGKSFVFVSDKTGFNKPQIYRYEFGSGRTTKVSSSGYATSPQFSNDGSQIAFLSGRSAAIMNSGGTVTTNLGNTGIDEAPSFSPNGKRVVYASKQGGKGVLTIKSLNGGESFGKSGQGTIRSPVWSSSPK; this is translated from the coding sequence TTGTACAATTATATTTACAAAAAAAAGCTGACAACTCTGTGTATTAGCGCATCATGTTTACTTGCTTCTACTAGTTTGTTTGCCAAAGAAATAGTCGTACTACAGGATAGTTTCGAAATTCCCGTTCAACAAAACCAAGTCGCGTTTGTGCCATTTGCTGGTGATTCTGTATTATCGCCGATTATTCTAAATGATTTAAGCAAAACAGAGCTAAAAGTGACTAGCAAGGATCTACCACAGCAGCCGCGCAGTAGCAGCGAGCTGGCAGGCACATTGCCAGTATGGCAAAGCATGGGGATTCCTTATCTAGTGGTCGGCAGCACCCGCAGCAATCGCGGTAAAATAGTAACCGATTACGAAGTGATTGACGTTAAATCTGGTAGAGTAATCGAAGGCAAACAAAGCTTAACGGCTGACAATAATAAAGAAAGCATGCGCTATGCTGGTCACGTCATCGCTGATAAAGTATATGAGCTAATTACTGGTACGCCAGGTGACTTTTCAGGGCGTATTGCTTATATTGAAGAGATTGGTGCTGGTAAAGAAAAAGTCTCACGTTTAAAAGTGATGGATGCCGATGGCGAAAATGCCAAAACCATTACTGAAGTAACCGGTTCTATCTTTTCACCAACATGGTCGCCAGATGGCAATCGCATTGCTTATTCCGTACAACGTGATAAATCTTATCCCGTTATTTATGTACAAAGTGTGAGCGGTGGCGGTGCAACCCCGTTAACGCCCTTCCCTGGCAGCAACCTCAGTCCATCATTTTCACCTGATGGCAGCAAGATATTATTTTCTAGCAGCTTTGAAGGCAGTGCCGATATTTATGAGATGAGTGCCAGTGGTGGTCAACCTAGAAGGCTTATCAATTGGCCAAGCAGCGAAGTGCAACCAAGTTATGCGCCTGATGGCAAATCCTTTGTTTTTGTATCAGACAAAACTGGATTTAACAAACCACAGATTTATCGTTATGAGTTTGGTTCAGGACGTACTACTAAGGTATCAAGTAGCGGTTATGCCACTAGCCCGCAATTTAGTAACGATGGCTCACAAATTGCATTTTTAAGTGGTCGCTCAGCGGCGATCATGAATAGCGGCGGCACGGTCACTACTAACTTGGGCAATACCGGTATCGATGAAGCGCCAAGCTTTTCGCCTAATGGTAAGCGTGTTGTTTACGCCTCAAAGCAAGGTGGCAAAGGCGTATTAACCATCAAATCATTGAATGGTGGCGAGTCGTTTGGTAAGTCTGGTCAAGGCACGATTCGCTCACCAGTCTGGTCATCTAGTCCTAAATAA
- a CDS encoding cell envelope integrity protein TolA gives MHNAPVVYVPTQPEGNGLTLPTLLSVLAHGLVIGILVYTYQHTKTDTVESIETVMVSPEQLAEMQGQILANRAAAASAMQAETSTSSASSTSSSESFSDSASQPNSQRVPVFTRSNDPASQPMLMSEEQHQRLLEQNQDYERRMAEWAAQLDESVTEEHGQVEQNKKEQLIEEQKQLGDFRNKQNNPPKITRPTATDKNLKINTGDSGSAGQRYDLEADGNSTTSNGGSSSTSGSTGASDSDIKALIKKNLISPEGAKGQTVLATLTITVDSSGIITGYNASGSNPKYNKALEDAARVTRKLPIGPDDPKYPTFSIEYIGTTK, from the coding sequence ATGCATAATGCTCCTGTCGTTTACGTACCGACCCAACCTGAAGGCAATGGGCTAACATTGCCTACGCTACTTAGCGTGCTGGCACATGGTCTCGTGATTGGGATACTCGTTTATACTTATCAACATACTAAAACCGACACTGTGGAAAGTATTGAGACGGTCATGGTCTCCCCTGAGCAATTGGCTGAAATGCAAGGTCAAATCCTTGCCAATCGTGCAGCGGCAGCTAGCGCGATGCAAGCTGAAACTAGCACAAGCAGTGCATCGAGCACCTCATCATCAGAAAGTTTTAGCGATAGCGCCAGTCAGCCAAACTCGCAGCGTGTGCCTGTCTTTACGCGCTCTAACGATCCTGCCAGTCAACCAATGCTGATGAGTGAAGAGCAGCATCAACGCTTACTTGAGCAAAACCAAGACTACGAACGTCGAATGGCAGAGTGGGCAGCACAATTAGATGAGTCGGTGACAGAAGAGCATGGTCAGGTGGAGCAAAACAAAAAAGAGCAGCTAATAGAAGAACAAAAACAGCTGGGCGATTTCCGTAATAAACAAAATAACCCGCCAAAGATTACACGCCCGACTGCGACTGATAAAAATTTAAAGATTAATACAGGTGATTCTGGTAGCGCAGGTCAGAGATATGATCTAGAAGCAGACGGCAACTCAACAACATCTAATGGTGGTAGTAGCAGTACCTCTGGTTCTACTGGTGCTAGCGATAGTGATATAAAAGCACTAATCAAAAAGAATCTTATATCACCAGAAGGAGCTAAGGGGCAAACTGTCTTAGCAACTCTGACTATTACTGTTGATAGCAGTGGTATTATAACTGGTTACAATGCATCAGGAAGTAACCCAAAATATAACAAAGCACTAGAAGATGCAGCTAGGGTTACCAGAAAATTACCCATTGGTCCTGACGATCCTAAATACCCTACTTTTAGCATAGAATATATTGGAACAACTAAATAA
- the tolR gene encoding protein TolR, producing MKQSPYRREKKALNAEMNVVPYIDVMLVLLVIFMVTAPMLITGVDVDLPKEQTNTMSQSQLPVIVSLTDSGDIFISYEDNVDLPISETELIDTLANLQNQSSNVGAQPVQVMINADQNNQYGAIMTLMATLQQAGIQKVGLLTGAPLPTPSL from the coding sequence ATGAAACAGAGTCCCTATCGCCGTGAAAAAAAAGCGCTAAATGCGGAGATGAATGTCGTTCCTTATATCGATGTGATGTTGGTGCTGCTCGTCATATTTATGGTCACAGCACCCATGCTGATTACGGGCGTCGATGTTGACTTGCCAAAAGAGCAAACCAATACCATGAGCCAAAGCCAACTACCCGTCATTGTGTCCTTGACCGATAGTGGCGATATTTTTATCAGTTATGAAGACAATGTCGACCTGCCGATTAGTGAAACAGAGCTGATTGATACGCTCGCCAATCTGCAAAACCAAAGCAGCAATGTAGGTGCTCAGCCCGTACAAGTGATGATTAATGCCGATCAAAACAACCAATATGGCGCTATCATGACACTCATGGCCACCTTACAACAAGCAGGCATTCAAAAGGTGGGATTATTAACAGGCGCACCCTTGCCCACACCATCATTGTAA
- the tolQ gene encoding protein TolQ — translation MPESLNIIDLITQASLLVQIVMALLLLASLVSWVIIFRMSARLGTAKNFDQQFETWFWSGEDLAKLYQGVQGSPERQGLEQIFYVGFSEYLRMHKKRQPKDDIIDGVERKLRVGLGRQQQLLESGLTTLASIGSVAPYVGLFGTVWGIMNAFLGLSQTEQATLASVAPGIAEALIATAMGLFAAIPAVLAYNHFTAKSSRLYDSRALFCDEMTGMLQRETSAESTVGRDNIATRETTSTANQAQGL, via the coding sequence ATGCCTGAATCATTAAATATTATCGACCTTATTACCCAAGCCAGTCTCTTGGTGCAGATTGTGATGGCATTATTGTTATTGGCGTCTTTAGTCAGTTGGGTAATTATCTTTCGTATGAGCGCGCGGCTTGGTACGGCCAAAAATTTCGATCAACAGTTTGAAACTTGGTTTTGGTCAGGTGAAGACTTAGCCAAGCTTTACCAAGGCGTACAAGGCTCGCCTGAACGCCAAGGACTTGAGCAAATATTTTATGTGGGATTTTCTGAATACTTAAGAATGCATAAAAAGCGCCAACCCAAAGATGACATCATCGATGGTGTTGAGCGCAAGCTACGAGTCGGTTTAGGACGTCAGCAGCAACTATTAGAATCAGGACTGACCACGCTAGCGAGCATTGGCTCAGTCGCGCCTTATGTTGGATTGTTCGGTACGGTTTGGGGCATCATGAACGCCTTTTTAGGGTTATCACAAACGGAACAAGCAACCCTCGCCTCTGTCGCACCTGGTATTGCCGAAGCACTAATCGCAACCGCTATGGGCTTGTTTGCAGCGATTCCTGCCGTACTGGCATATAACCACTTTACCGCCAAATCTAGTCGCTTGTACGATTCACGTGCTTTATTTTGTGATGAAATGACGGGCATGCTCCAGCGCGAGACAAGTGCAGAAAGCACTGTTGGTAGAGACAATATCGCTACGAGAGAAACGACATCTACAGCCAATCAGGCACAAGGACTATGA
- a CDS encoding NCS2 family permease: MNAIERYFGINGENTTVKTEILAGITTFLTMAYIIFVNPNVLAEAGMDKGAVFVATCLAAAIGCFIMGIYARLPVALAPGMGLNAFFTYGVVLGMGYAWQTALGAVFLSGCLFIILSLFKIREWVINAIPNSLKQGIVAGIGAFLAFIALQSSGIIVGRDATLVMLGDMTSFAPMMAALGFFIIIGLVYKKVPGAVTIGILVITVISLLTGHTQFAGIMSAPPSITPTLMELDIAGAFDVGMISVIFAFLFVDLFDTTGSLVGIANKAGLIDKDGNIPNMDKALLADSTATVAGAMLGTSSTTSYIESASGVASGGRTGLMAVTVGVLFVLSIFFAPLAGMIPAYATAGAIFYVSVLMLFTLKEINWEDLTEAAPVAVVLLLTPLTYSIADGIALGFITFTAVKLMTGKFSEITIPVWVLTVILLTKLVVL; encoded by the coding sequence ATGAATGCAATTGAACGCTATTTTGGGATTAATGGTGAAAACACCACAGTCAAAACGGAAATCCTTGCCGGTATAACCACCTTTTTGACCATGGCTTATATCATCTTTGTCAACCCCAACGTATTGGCGGAAGCTGGTATGGATAAAGGGGCGGTATTTGTTGCCACCTGTTTAGCAGCGGCAATAGGCTGCTTTATTATGGGTATTTATGCCAGACTGCCGGTGGCACTCGCACCAGGTATGGGTTTGAACGCCTTTTTTACCTACGGCGTTGTATTGGGTATGGGCTACGCTTGGCAAACTGCGCTAGGTGCTGTTTTCTTATCAGGCTGCTTGTTTATCATTTTGAGTTTATTTAAGATTCGCGAATGGGTTATCAACGCCATTCCAAACAGTCTTAAGCAAGGTATTGTGGCAGGTATTGGTGCTTTCTTAGCATTTATTGCGCTACAGAGCTCAGGTATCATTGTCGGTCGTGATGCGACATTGGTGATGCTAGGTGACATGACCTCATTTGCGCCTATGATGGCTGCTTTGGGTTTCTTTATTATTATTGGTTTGGTCTATAAAAAAGTCCCAGGTGCCGTGACGATTGGTATCTTGGTTATCACCGTGATTAGCTTGTTGACAGGCCATACACAGTTTGCTGGCATCATGTCTGCGCCGCCATCTATCACACCAACATTGATGGAGCTTGATATTGCCGGCGCGTTTGACGTTGGTATGATCAGCGTTATTTTTGCCTTCTTATTCGTCGATTTATTTGATACGACAGGTAGTTTGGTTGGTATTGCAAATAAAGCGGGTTTAATTGATAAAGACGGCAATATTCCTAATATGGACAAAGCGCTACTGGCGGATTCTACTGCTACGGTCGCTGGTGCAATGTTGGGTACGTCATCGACCACCAGTTATATTGAGAGTGCTTCTGGAGTGGCATCAGGTGGTCGTACAGGTCTGATGGCAGTGACGGTTGGCGTATTGTTTGTGCTGAGTATTTTCTTTGCACCATTGGCTGGTATGATTCCTGCTTACGCCACAGCTGGCGCGATTTTCTATGTGTCGGTACTGATGTTATTTACCCTAAAAGAAATCAACTGGGAAGATTTGACAGAGGCGGCTCCTGTAGCGGTTGTTCTGTTATTGACCCCGCTGACGTACTCTATCGCTGATGGTATTGCGCTTGGTTTTATCACCTTTACCGCGGTAAAACTGATGACCGGTAAATTCTCTGAAATTACGATCCCAGTTTGGGTATTGACCGTTATTTTGCTGACCAAGTTGGTGGTTTTATAA
- the putA gene encoding bifunctional proline dehydrogenase/L-glutamate gamma-semialdehyde dehydrogenase PutA, translated as MNPVDQFTPQEPIFFNPVDLLSPDYIAQSAETLHARISPLYSVDEERWLSKLLPLAKPSTEERDAAAEQTRQLVEHVRNDGKAVKMVDSLLLEYSLDTQEGILLMSLAEALIRVPDNYTADALIHDKMSVADWKKHIKNDNGFMVNASTWGMMMTGRVVSIDSSTTASGFLDRMTKKMGEPVIRSAMQKAMRIMGHQFVLGETIEDANKNSQPYRNKGYTYSFDMLGEAAIAHKDAEKYFNDYLHAIRATASIKVKEGMPKPSVSIKLSALHPRYEATQEAQVMGLLRQRCLLLIEAAREVNVDLSIDAEEADRLEISLKLFESLYRDNLTADWDGLGLVVQGYSKRAIAILVWLARLSTEVGDRIPVRLVKGAYWDTEIKLAQQKGLSGYPVWTRKEGTDTAYLACARFLLSDHLRGLIWPQFATHNAHTLASIMTMSKHRDFEFQRLHGMGDALYDHILQAYKIPVRIYAPVGAHKDLLPYLVRRLLENGANSSFVHQLLDKSYPIEKLTVHPYDKLLANATLHNPEIPLPLEIYGARRASFGPNIFVESQWLPFKSAIDSHLHKTWSATSIVNGKAIDEYEVEGITHKLETQTVRAPWNHEVSAGEVTYANAEIAGQAIDAAVAGQSVWQAVSAAKRAEILRKIADLYEENYAELMALCQIEAGKTLQDGIDEIKEAVDFCRFYADEAERLDDVVHEFTDLAGKQSRQVYKARGTFVCISPWNFPLAIYTGQIVAALAAGNTVVAKPAEQTSLIAHFGAQLMYQAGVPTQALQLVIGAGDVGGALTAADNIAGVIFTGSTQTAQRINQSLNDHAQASGELPVFIAETGGQNAMIVDSTALPEQVVRDAVLSAFGSAGQRCSACRILCVQEEMADNLIELLQGNMAELSVGNPLYAATDVGPVIDADAKRSLEAHIERMDAEPTATILAQTPMSSSSVVSQEQSTFVLPTAIEVKSIDVIGGEHFGPILHVLRYQARDLNKLIDAINATGFGLTLGIHSRIENTVEHIERRAFVGNTYINRNQIGAVVNVQPFGGCGLSGTGPKAGGPHYVARLMQLSSESNSGNQTTANTTTQTTTQTELA; from the coding sequence ATGAACCCAGTAGACCAGTTTACCCCGCAAGAGCCGATTTTTTTTAATCCTGTCGATTTGCTATCGCCAGATTATATTGCCCAGTCGGCAGAAACTCTGCACGCCCGTATTTCGCCGTTGTATAGCGTTGATGAAGAGCGCTGGTTGTCCAAATTATTGCCACTTGCTAAACCCAGCACAGAAGAACGTGACGCCGCTGCTGAGCAAACGCGCCAGCTGGTTGAGCATGTACGTAATGATGGCAAAGCGGTCAAGATGGTCGACTCGTTATTGCTTGAGTATAGTCTTGATACCCAAGAAGGTATCTTGCTGATGAGCTTGGCAGAAGCTTTGATTCGAGTGCCAGACAATTATACTGCTGATGCCTTGATTCATGACAAAATGAGTGTGGCTGATTGGAAAAAGCACATCAAAAATGACAACGGTTTTATGGTCAATGCCTCGACATGGGGAATGATGATGACAGGTCGTGTCGTCAGTATTGATAGTAGCACCACAGCATCAGGCTTTTTGGATCGCATGACTAAAAAGATGGGCGAGCCTGTTATTCGTAGTGCCATGCAAAAAGCCATGCGTATCATGGGTCATCAGTTTGTATTGGGCGAGACCATCGAGGACGCCAATAAAAATAGCCAACCTTATCGTAATAAAGGCTATACCTATTCGTTTGATATGCTCGGTGAAGCGGCTATTGCGCATAAAGACGCTGAAAAATACTTCAATGACTACCTGCATGCGATCAGAGCCACTGCCAGTATTAAAGTCAAAGAAGGCATGCCTAAGCCATCAGTATCTATCAAGCTGTCAGCATTGCACCCTCGCTATGAAGCCACGCAAGAAGCCCAAGTCATGGGTTTATTACGTCAACGCTGCTTGCTGCTCATCGAAGCGGCACGTGAAGTCAATGTGGATCTTAGTATCGATGCCGAAGAAGCCGACCGCCTTGAAATTTCTTTAAAACTGTTTGAGTCTTTGTACCGTGACAATTTGACGGCTGACTGGGATGGTCTTGGCTTGGTCGTGCAAGGTTACTCTAAGCGTGCCATCGCTATTTTGGTGTGGTTGGCACGGCTATCGACTGAGGTGGGAGATCGTATTCCAGTACGTCTGGTAAAGGGCGCCTATTGGGATACTGAGATCAAGCTTGCCCAGCAAAAAGGTCTGTCAGGCTATCCTGTCTGGACACGCAAAGAAGGCACGGATACTGCTTACCTTGCCTGTGCGCGTTTCTTATTGTCAGATCATCTGCGCGGCTTGATTTGGCCACAGTTTGCGACACACAATGCGCACACCCTAGCATCAATTATGACCATGAGTAAGCATAGAGACTTTGAGTTTCAGCGTCTACATGGTATGGGCGATGCGCTTTATGATCATATCTTACAAGCGTATAAAATTCCGGTACGTATCTATGCCCCAGTTGGCGCGCATAAAGACTTGCTGCCGTACTTGGTACGTCGCTTGCTCGAAAACGGTGCCAACAGCTCGTTTGTCCATCAGCTGCTAGACAAGTCTTATCCGATTGAGAAGCTAACAGTACATCCTTATGACAAGCTACTGGCTAATGCGACGTTACACAATCCAGAGATTCCGTTGCCGTTAGAGATTTATGGTGCGCGCCGTGCCAGTTTTGGTCCTAATATATTCGTAGAGTCACAATGGCTGCCCTTTAAATCTGCTATCGATAGCCATCTGCATAAAACTTGGTCAGCGACGTCAATCGTCAATGGCAAAGCAATTGATGAATATGAAGTAGAAGGCATAACGCATAAGCTTGAGACTCAAACCGTACGTGCACCTTGGAACCACGAAGTAAGTGCTGGTGAAGTCACTTATGCCAATGCTGAAATAGCTGGTCAAGCAATCGATGCCGCAGTGGCAGGGCAAAGTGTCTGGCAAGCAGTATCAGCTGCTAAGCGTGCTGAAATATTGCGTAAGATAGCTGATCTCTATGAAGAAAACTACGCTGAGCTAATGGCGCTATGCCAAATCGAAGCGGGCAAAACCCTTCAAGACGGTATTGATGAAATTAAAGAAGCGGTTGATTTCTGCCGTTTTTATGCCGATGAAGCAGAGCGTTTAGACGACGTCGTGCATGAATTTACCGATTTGGCTGGCAAGCAATCTCGTCAAGTTTATAAAGCACGTGGCACCTTTGTCTGTATTAGCCCATGGAACTTCCCATTGGCTATCTATACGGGTCAAATCGTAGCGGCGCTAGCAGCAGGTAATACGGTGGTGGCGAAACCTGCCGAACAAACCAGCTTGATTGCCCATTTTGGTGCTCAGCTAATGTACCAAGCAGGCGTACCAACACAAGCCTTACAGTTAGTGATCGGTGCTGGCGATGTTGGTGGTGCATTGACAGCGGCTGACAATATAGCAGGTGTGATATTTACGGGTTCAACCCAAACGGCTCAACGTATTAACCAAAGCTTAAATGATCATGCACAAGCCAGTGGTGAGCTACCTGTTTTTATCGCCGAAACTGGTGGTCAGAATGCTATGATTGTCGATTCAACGGCATTGCCAGAACAAGTGGTTAGAGACGCTGTCTTATCTGCATTTGGTTCAGCAGGTCAGCGTTGCTCAGCTTGTCGTATATTGTGCGTGCAAGAAGAAATGGCTGATAATTTAATTGAGCTATTACAAGGTAATATGGCTGAGCTATCGGTCGGCAATCCTTTATATGCTGCTACAGATGTGGGCCCAGTGATTGATGCGGATGCCAAACGTAGTCTTGAAGCGCATATCGAGCGTATGGACGCTGAGCCAACGGCGACTATCTTGGCACAGACGCCAATGAGTTCAAGCTCAGTTGTCAGTCAAGAACAGTCTACCTTTGTATTACCAACAGCGATCGAAGTGAAAAGTATCGACGTGATCGGTGGTGAGCATTTTGGTCCAATTTTGCACGTACTGCGTTATCAAGCACGTGATCTGAATAAGTTGATTGATGCCATCAACGCGACAGGCTTTGGCTTGACCCTAGGTATTCATAGCCGTATCGAAAATACCGTTGAGCACATCGAGCGCCGTGCGTTTGTAGGTAATACTTATATCAACCGCAACCAAATCGGTGCCGTCGTAAACGTACAACCATTCGGTGGTTGTGGTCTGTCTGGTACGGGTCCTAAAGCTGGTGGCCCGCATTATGTCGCACGTTTGATGCAGCTTAGCTCAGAGTCAAATAGCGGAAACCAGACAACTGCTAATACTACTACCCAAACCACCACTCAAACAGAACTCGCATAA
- a CDS encoding 1-pyrroline-5-carboxylate dehydrogenase encodes MATEFKKNHAQVCESWRLLGAVNRATYLQAAIPKLALLTGDANKAKRLFNHLLSAAPSLDEVHRMTGATGESNDLYVTGRGKTMVIGGESARAMAVLGQLVAALLTGNEVILHCPSQDEMCNEAAKILYDTGISEDVLSVANDSQTVTLLYIDRLAQVAVSGNRSEVQTISQELANTDGILTQVISVTDMEGLSEMLTPDYLHRFVTERVKTINTTAIGGNASLLELGTE; translated from the coding sequence ATGGCGACTGAATTCAAAAAAAATCATGCCCAGGTTTGTGAATCTTGGCGATTACTTGGCGCAGTGAATCGCGCAACATATCTGCAAGCGGCTATTCCAAAATTGGCGCTGCTGACTGGTGACGCCAATAAAGCAAAGCGTTTGTTCAATCATCTATTGAGCGCCGCGCCTAGCTTGGATGAGGTGCATCGCATGACTGGTGCAACTGGTGAGTCCAACGATCTATATGTCACTGGTCGTGGTAAGACCATGGTTATTGGTGGTGAATCTGCTAGAGCCATGGCAGTATTAGGACAGCTGGTAGCCGCACTATTGACAGGTAATGAAGTCATCCTGCATTGCCCAAGCCAAGATGAGATGTGCAATGAAGCTGCCAAGATACTATACGATACAGGTATCAGCGAAGATGTATTGAGTGTGGCGAATGACTCGCAAACCGTCACGCTTTTATATATCGATCGTCTGGCACAGGTTGCAGTCTCTGGTAATCGAAGCGAAGTGCAGACCATCAGTCAAGAGCTTGCCAATACAGACGGTATCTTAACGCAAGTCATCAGCGTCACTGATATGGAAGGCTTGTCAGAGATGCTAACGCCTGATTATTTGCATCGTTTTGTCACTGAGCGTGTCAAAACAATCAATACCACAGCGATCGGTGGTAATGCTAGCTTGCTTGAACTTGGTACAGAATAA
- a CDS encoding cupin domain-containing protein, translated as MTSIPLCLPDSITPEQFLSEYWQKKPLLIKQGLPQLIGMFEPDDMLGLALEEDAAARLLTQAASKKEGQAQWQLKKSPLTETDFDNLPEQWTVLVQNMEQWSPELGQLWQAFDFIPQWQRDDIMVSYAPKAGSVGKHYDDYDVFLAQGYGTRRWQLGKFCDKDTEFVADEPIRLFDDMGEIIFDEILEAGDVLYVPPKLSHFGVAQDDCLTFSFGCRRPNLMQIIDSLADIATNDSDLFIPMLLPQALQASGELQASSINAIKDQLLQMLQSERGDDIIRQAVSEVVSKRQYDALMPEDTLDTDELMQALAEGATLQADYSNRLLYSQTNDGIVLYANGQRIDGLDDTAVAVLVRLANGEHLNSQDVTDVDADDLSEWLENGWVWIDIAE; from the coding sequence ATGACTTCTATACCGCTTTGTTTACCCGACTCTATCACGCCTGAGCAATTTTTAAGCGAATACTGGCAAAAAAAGCCACTCTTAATTAAACAAGGCTTACCACAGCTAATTGGCATGTTTGAACCTGACGACATGCTCGGTCTAGCCCTAGAAGAAGATGCCGCAGCGCGCCTGCTGACTCAAGCAGCAAGTAAAAAAGAAGGTCAGGCGCAGTGGCAACTTAAAAAAAGCCCATTGACTGAAACTGATTTCGATAACTTACCTGAGCAATGGACCGTACTGGTGCAGAATATGGAACAGTGGTCACCTGAGCTTGGTCAATTGTGGCAAGCCTTTGACTTTATTCCACAATGGCAACGTGATGACATCATGGTTTCTTATGCGCCAAAAGCTGGTTCAGTCGGCAAACACTATGATGATTATGATGTGTTTTTAGCACAAGGCTACGGCACTAGACGTTGGCAACTGGGCAAATTCTGTGATAAAGATACTGAGTTCGTCGCCGATGAGCCGATTCGCCTCTTTGATGACATGGGTGAGATTATTTTTGATGAAATATTAGAAGCCGGTGACGTGCTTTACGTACCGCCGAAGCTGTCGCATTTTGGTGTGGCACAAGACGATTGCTTAACCTTTTCATTTGGCTGCCGTCGTCCTAACTTGATGCAAATCATCGACAGCTTGGCTGATATTGCCACCAACGACAGCGATTTATTTATCCCAATGCTGTTGCCACAAGCGCTGCAAGCATCAGGTGAATTGCAAGCAAGCAGCATCAATGCGATCAAAGATCAGCTATTACAAATGCTACAGTCTGAGCGTGGTGATGATATCATTCGTCAAGCAGTTTCTGAAGTCGTCAGCAAACGCCAGTATGATGCGCTGATGCCAGAGGATACATTAGATACCGATGAGCTCATGCAAGCTCTAGCAGAAGGTGCCACCTTGCAAGCGGATTATAGCAATCGTTTGCTCTATAGCCAGACTAATGATGGCATTGTGCTATATGCCAATGGTCAGCGCATTGACGGGCTTGATGATACAGCAGTAGCGGTATTGGTGCGTTTGGCTAATGGCGAACACCTAAATAGTCAAGATGTCACCGATGTTGATGCAGATGATTTGAGCGAATGGCTAGAGAACGGCTGGGTGTGGATTGATATTGCTGAATAA
- a CDS encoding NF038104 family lipoprotein has product MKKLQFIVIIASMFMLQACVHKIVTVPVKVAYKTTKGVVKGTVAVTKAIIPGDSSDKKDEDDKE; this is encoded by the coding sequence ATGAAAAAATTACAGTTTATCGTCATCATCGCCAGTATGTTTATGCTGCAAGCTTGTGTGCATAAAATCGTCACTGTACCTGTAAAAGTCGCCTACAAAACCACTAAAGGCGTCGTTAAAGGTACTGTTGCTGTTACCAAAGCGATTATACCGGGTGATAGCAGTGATAAAAAAGATGAAGACGATAAAGAATAA